The genomic stretch GACACTTCCCTTTCCTTCGTGGAACGCGCTCGTCAATGTCTGTTCAGTCGCGCTCATTCTTTCATATGCGATTGCACCCATTTCTTCAGCTGCGCTGAGGGTCAACGCGAAGGACTTAAACAGGCCGTTTTATTTAAAGGGAATGAGCATTATCGGGCCGCTTTCCTTTATATTTACAGCGTTTATCGTGTACTGGTCAGGATGGAAAACAGTCTCCTGGCTGCTCGGTTCACAACTCGTGATGTTTTTGATCTATCTCTGTTTCAGCAAATATACGCCTAAAGAAGATGTCAGCCTTGCTCAGCAGCTGAAATCAGCCTGGTGGCTTATCGGGTTTTATATTATGATGCTGATCTTTTCCTACATCGGTTCTTTCGGACATGGTTTAGGGATTATCAGCAATCCCGTCGACCTCATTTTAGTCGCGATCGGCTCACTTGCGATTTATTACTGGGCAAAGTATACCGGGCTCCCAAAAGCCGCCATTGATTATGATAAATAAAGAAGCAAGAGGTTTTCTTGCTTCTTTATTCTTTACAAACAAACATACACGCGATAAAATGAATGAGAGTCAGTCATTACTGGAGGTGTTCCTCATGCCAAAACAAACATCGGGTAAATACGAAAAAATATTGCAGGCGGCCATAGAAGTCATTTCTGAAAAAGGCCTCGACAAAGCTTCTATTTCTGATATTGTCAAAAAGGCCGGCACTGCCCAAGGAACATTCTATTTGTATTTTTCATCTAAAAATGCCCTCATACCGGCCATTGCAGAAAATCTCCTCACCCATACACTTGATCAAATCAAAGGTAGGCTCCATGGGGACGAGGATTTTTGGACCGTTTTAGATATATTAATTGATGAGACATTTCTCATTACAGAACGCCATAAGGATATTATTGTCCTCTGTTATTCCGGGCTTGCGATCGACCACTCCATGGAAAAATGGGAGACGATCTATCAGCCTTATTATTCCTGGCTTGAAAAAATCATCAACAAGGCCATTGCAAACCATGAGGTAACGGAAGGAATCAATTCAAAATGGACGGCCAGAACGATTATCAACTTGGTCGAGAATACTGCGGAACGATTCTATATCGGATTTGAACAAGATGAAAATGTTGAAGTGTATAAAAAGGAAATTTTCACTTTCTTAAAACGGAGCTTAGGTACTGCTTAAAAAATGACTGGGTAACACCGCTCATTTTTTAATGCCCTAAAAATGACTGACGTTCATTCATAAAATAGAGAGGTGTTTCATTTGAATTGGGTTCTTGTTTTTATTGCAGGGCTTTTAGAGGTTGTTTGGGCCTCTTCCCTCAAACATGCCGATTCGCTTTTGGATTGGATCATCATTTTTATCTTAATCGCGGTCAGCTTTATCCTGTTGATCCGCTCTTATCAAAAAATCCCGATGGCCGCGGCGTACACTGTGTTTGTGGGAATCGGAACCGTCGGAACATATCTGACTGGAATTGTTCTGGGCGAATCCTTCTCAGCAGCCCAAATGTTCTTTTTAGCTTTATTGCTGGCTGGCATTTTAGGAATGAAATTATTTACGAAAGAAAGCAAATCTCAGCCGGGAGGTGAAAAATAATGGCATGGTTTTTATTAGTGATTGCCGGCATAGAAGAAATTATAGCTGCCATTGCCATGAAATATATAGACGGAACAAGAAAAAAATGGCCGATCATTGTGATGACTGTTGGATTCGGCTTATCCTTTTACTGCCTGTCCCAAGCGATGATCGTCCTGCCTGCCGGAGTCGCATATGCCGTCTGGACTGGCATTGGAAGCATTGGTGTTTCGGCGGTCGGGCTCATCTGGTTTAAGGAGCGGTTTCAGCTTTCACAGGTGATTTCACTTTGCCTTATCCTAGCCGGCGTCATCGGCCTGCGTCTTACGTCATCTTCATAAAATCAAGGCATATACAGCTGTATATGCCTTTGCCATTAAGCTTCGTGATGTTTTTGAAGATGAAGCGGCGGCGGGATGAGCCAGCCTTTGTTTTTTAGCAGCCTTAAGTATTTTGCGCCGGTTGCCGCTTTCGACATATGAAATTGCCCAAACATCATGGCAATATCCTCACGAATCGATTGCCCCATCATTTTGCTGCATGTCACAAGACCTGCAGCATTTTCTGCTGCCGCGGAAGCCGCCACATCCGGATCGAGAAACCGTGCACCAGGCGGAATATCGTTAAGATCTGCTGTCGGCGGTTCAGGAGAAGCCGGCGGCAGCGCCACCCCGTTTTCTTTCAGGATCGTGCTGACCTGTTTGATTTCATCTTGGCATTTCTCAATAGACTCACGAAGCAGCTTCTTCAGGTCGTCATCACCGACATGATTCAATAGCATTTGGTAATTGCCGACCATTTTATTGCCCGCCATCACATAACTCCACAAGCCGAATACCTCACCGTAATGCATCGGTTCATCCTGCGGATTTCCGCTTAAAATACCCATGCTCATTCTCCTCCCATATTCAATATTGCACATTTCATAACGTGCCCAAGCGGAGGAACATTTATGTTTCAGCGGAAAAGATTTATGAAATGAAACAAAACAAAAAAGACAAGAGTGGCAAGTTGCCAAACCATTGTCTTTCCTGTTGTTTGATTGGACGCACTGAAGGGATTCGCACCCCGACAGACAAGATACCGGAAACCATTCAAGTGCTTTTTAGTATGAGTCATTGATTCTGTCTTTAATAAACTTTAACGAGATGGCGGGATGCTTTGCGGAAAACGAAATACATTTTCGGGGTCATATTTCGCCTTTATTTCTCGAAGCCGCGCAAAGTTTGCGCCATAATATTCTTTTCCGAAGTTTTCAATGTTTTGATCTGGAACATTAACATATGAACCTGCTACATATGGTTGCATCAGCTGACGCACTCTTTCAACTGATGCAAGATTTGAATCTTCTTGTGATTTATTTTTCCAACTAGCCGTCCATTCCGTATAAAATAATGGATGGCGCCAAAAAAAGGCAGTTTCGTCTTTAGGGACTCTGCTTATAGCACCACCCCAATTGATAAAAAAGAAATTGGCTTCTGTTCCAGTAGCATCTTCCAAAAATTTTCTCATGATTGAAATGGGTTCGTCAGACCAAAAATCATGACCCCATGCCGAGGAGAATTTAACACTCTGATCATTTCTGCCAGGGATGGGTTCGTCAGGGTCTAAGAAATCTATAGCATCTGGATAGTATAATGTTTTGATATCTGCTTCTGTTGGAGTTCCCGCATGTAATAAAGGTTTTAATAATCGAATCAATTCAGTTTTCGAACCGAGGAAAATTCCTTCTGCATGACACAAACCATTTATTTTGCTGTAAATTTCAAGGTAGCATCCTAATCGTTCATCTACAAACGGAGCCCATTTCTGCCAAGCTTTAAATACCGTTTCTAATTGTTCCCACGGCCAGATAATATTGAAGACGGTTGCAGTTTTAGGGGCACGATGAACTTTGAATGTATATTGGGTATTATATCCAAAGTTACCTCCTCCTCCGCCTCTAGAAGCCCATAGCAAATCCTCATTGTGAGATTGATCTGCGTGAATAATCCTTCCTTTTGCATCTACCGTTTTCAGCGCGAGAAGGTTATCACTTATAAGGCCAATCGATCGTGAGAGTACACCAAATCCGCCGCCCATCGTAATTCCCCCGATTCCAACTGTTGGGCTATCTCCAAACGGAGCCATAAAACCGTCTCGAGCTAATCCCTTTACAAGCGGGCCAACGGGAATACCAGTTTGAACGGTTGCAATAGCGTTTTCTTCATCTAAGAAAACTTTATTCATGTCACTCACATCAATAACAATTCCTCCACTTACTACTGAAAGGTTCTTATCTAAAGCATGGCGACCGCTTCTGACACGTAAGGGCACTTTATTCTCACGAGCCCATTTAATGGCATTACTTACATCGTATGAATTTTGCGCAAAAACAAAGACAAGAGGATAGACATCCACATAAGGGTTCCAATTCTTAATAGCCTCTGTATAGCCGGGGTCTCCTTTGAAGATTACACGCCCTGTCAACTGTGTTGATCCCATATATTATTTCACTCCCAAAGAAATTCGATTCAGATACTAAAATATGCAGGAGCTGGATAATCGCATAGACAAATGATCTACGAACTATAAATATAATACGCTAAGGCCTTTTTCGTCGGTGAGGTCTGCTGAGAAACATTTTTCAAACAATTTTGAGCAAACTTCCTGTCCAATCCTCCAACAAGCGTTTTTTCTTATCGTTTTTAGGAGCAGTGTCCAGTTTTTTTCGGAGTGAATATTCGTTTAGGCCAAAAGAAAAGAGAGATGAAGAAGTGTTTAGTACCAGAGGTATACATCCATACAACAGACTCTAGATCATCATATACTGAATGTATGTAGAAAGGAGACATCAGCTTTGGCAAAATATCGGATTATGACCTTTGACGGCGGCGGTACCTTAGGTGCTTTAAGTTTACAACTATTAAACAGATTGGCTAGGCAAAACCCGAAGTTAATTAGTCGAACCCATGTATTTTCGGGAAATTCAATCGGTTCATTTACTGCCCTTGCATTAGCAAGCGGAAGATCTCCGAGGGAAACACTTCAGTATTTTGAGGATGAAATCCTACCCGCATTCAGCATTTCCCGGCCAGGCGGACCTGTTTTCAACCAACAATTACCCTATTCCGGTTTTATTAAAGCGGTAAGAAATTTTTTCCCAGCAGATCTTCAACTTATAGATTTAAGAAAACGAATTGTTGTCCCATCATTCAAATTATACTCTCAAAAACTGGACCGTTGGACTCCTGTCTTATTTCACAATTTTCCCGGCTCTCCCTATTTAAATGAAAAAGTGAGTGATGTCATACTGCGGAGCAGCGGTGCTCCCGCGACGCAACGCGCCTATCAAAACTATGTGGACGGATATGTAGTAGCAACGAATCCCAGTACAGCCAGTATCGCGTTTGCAGTTGGTAAAGCCAACGTGCCATTGGATCAAATTGCGGTATTGTCCATCGGAACAGGTGAAGCCCCGACTCGGTTAAGAAGAGATACGAGGGGATGGGGAATGGTAAGTGCAGATAACATACGTCCCGAAAATCTGAAGAACCTTCCTCCAAATTGGGGAGTCCTTTTGGACAGGTCGCCTAATGAACCTTTACTGCCATTTCTTCAGATGATTGCTGGCGGTAATGGGTACTATGAATCCATGGTCAGTGCGAATCTTCTGGGAGATCGTTTTTTCCGGTTAGATCCGCGGATTCCGAACTTCTCCAAAACGGACCCTGCCGTCGTTCCCGCTGTCATTGAAATTGCGAACAAAACAAACTTACAGCCTGCGAATCAATTTATAGAGAAGAACTGGGGGAGCAAATAATTATTTATTTTAAATCAATTCTCGCTTATACAATTTTGTCCGAGAGAAGATTCTCAAAATAAATACAGGCAATGGGTAGAACCGGATTTTTTTAAAGGTTTGTTAATCACAAGCTAATAAGATGAATGAAAAAATCAATTCATACTTCTTCTTTTGAAAGTGAGGGTTCAAACTAAAGAATGTAATTGAAATGTTACTCTAAGGTATGCAATTCCCTTTTTCACACAAAAAAAGACAAGAGCGGCAAATCGCCAAACCCTTGTCTTTCCTGTTGTTCTATTGGACGCGCTCGGAGGGATTCGAACCCCCGACAGACGTGGTACCGGAAACCACCGCTCTATCCAACTGAGCTACGAGCGCATATAGACTGCGTTATGAGAACGTCAGCACAACTAATTATACGATAATTCCTTTCAAATAACAACCCTCTATTTCGAGAGGCCGTTTTTTAAATAGACAAAGCATCTTAATTGGCAATCTGACATACGATGGTTTGAACCCCTGTATTTTTGGGGAAAATGGGAAAAAGAGACGACTTTGCATATCAGGCCAGCTTTTTGTTTGACCTTTATTGACCAAAAATGTATCATGTAACTACATACTTACCTAAAAGGTGAAGGAGGAGCATTATGAATTTAATACCTACAGTCATTGAACAAACGAACCGCGGGGAAAGAGCGTATGACATTTATTCTCGTCTATTAAAGGATCGTATCATCATGCTTGGATCTGCGATTGATGACAACGTTGCGAACTCCATCGTGTCACAGCTTTTATTCTTAGCAGCAGAAGACCCTGAAAAAGAAATTTCTCTTTACATCAACAGCCCGGGCGGCTCTATTACAGCCGGTATGGCGATCTATGATACCATGCAGTTTATTAAGCCGAAGGTATCTACAATTTGTATCGGTATGGCTGCGTCAATGGGCGCGTTCCTGCTTGCAGCCGGCGAAAAAGGCAAACGCTATGCGCTTCCAAACAGTGAAGTCATGATTCACCAGCCTCTTGGCGGTGCGCAAGGTCAAGCGACAGAAATTGAAATTGCTGCGAAACGCATTCTCTTGCTTCGCGACAAATTAAACAAAGTCCTAGCTGAACGTACTGGCCAGCCGCTTGAAGTGATCGAACGCGACACAGACCGTGATAACTTCAAGTCTGCTGAAGAAGCGCTTGAATACGGCCTGATTGACAAAATTTTGACTCACACAGAAGACAAAAAGTAATAACACAACCTGCAAGAGCTGCGTCTCTTGCAGGTTTTTTTCATTTCAAGGAATTGACTCCCTTATTCTATACTGCTCCCATTCCTCATGTAACAGCTCAAGCGTCAAATCACTCGTCTGCCTCACAACCAGATCAGCACCAAGCATCGGCTGTCCTTGACCGACACCAACCGCAAACATCCCCGCAGATTTGATTGCAGAAATGCCTGCTTCTGCGTCTTCTATTGCCGCGCAATCAGCAGGGGAAACATCGAGCATCGCTGCAGCTGTTAAAAAGATGTCAGGATCAGGCTTCCCCTTCGCAAGAGTCGTCGGATCAACAATGGCATGAAAATCATCGATAATTGCCAAGCGTCTTAAAATCTTAGGAGCATTGCGACTTGAAGATGCTAACCCGATTTTTATATTTTCGTTTTTCAATTGACATAGAAGCCTGCCAATCCCCGGTAAAAGATCTTCCGGCGTCAATTTGCTGATCAGCATTTGATAATCGCGATTTTTCCGATGCATAAGCTCTTGTTTCTCCGCATTTGTATACTTTGTTTCCGCCCCGCCAAAGATCAATATGCTTTCAAGTGACTCTTCTCTGCTGATTCCTTTTAGCCTTTCATTCATGTCTCTGTCAAAAGGGATATCGATTTGTTCTGCGATGTGCTTCCAAGCGAGAAAATGATATTCAGCAGTATCTGTTATCACTCCGTCTAAATCAAAAATGACCGCTTTCATATACTAATGCCCATCACAGCTTCATAAGGTTTGAGGCTAATACTCTTTAAGTCAGCCCGCTCCTGCGGATAGTTTGAAATTAGCACTTTCCAACGCTCATGAATCAGTTCTGGAGGCGCTTCGAACAGAGCCTTTTCTTCCGATAAATTCACAACGACAAGAAGCTTTTCCCCTCGATATTCTCGAAGGTAAGAAAAGACCTGCGGATCATTCTCCTGCAACAGCTGATAATCGCCATATATCATAATCTTATATTGCTTTCGTAATTGAATGAGCTTCTGATAGTAAAAGAAAATCGAATCTTGATCTTCCAAAGACTCTTTCACATTGATATCTTGATAGCGGGAATTTACCGGTATCCACGGGTCTCCGGCTGTGAATCCCGCATGTTTTCCGGCATCCCACTGCATCGGTGTTCTCGCATGATCCCTTCCTTTTATCATCACGGCTTTGACAAACTCTTTTTCTGACATCGTTTTGTTTTCGACGACTAGTTCACGATATGCATTCTTTATTTCAAGATCATCATACATCTCCAGCGGCATATCGCTGTTGACCATGCCGATTTCTTCTCCCTGGTAAATAAACGGCGTTCCTTTCATGCCGTGCAGAACCGTTGCAAATGCCTTCGCACATTCCTTACGCAGTTTCCTGTCATTGCCCCAGCGGGAAATAACCCTCGGCTGGTCATGGTTCTCAAAATAAAGGGTATTCCAGCCGACATTCATTAACCCGGTCTGCCACCTTGTCATCGTCTTTTTTAAAGCAATCAAATCAAACGGCTTGATCTGCCATTTCCCATTTGGCGAGTTTTGTTCTTTATCAATATCCATATGTTCAAATGTAAAGATCATATTCAGCTCTTGCCTGCTTGCATCTGTGTACTTTTTCGCCTCTTCAATATCAGAGCCGTTTGCCTCTCCGACTGTCATGCAGTCGTAATGAGAAAGCACTTCCCTGTTCATCTCTTGAATAAACTCATGAAGACGTGGGCCGTTAGAGTGATAACGGCCGACAATATAGCTGCGGCTGTGATCCGTTTCGTAGTCCGGAAAATCGGTGTATTTAGAAATAGAGCCAATCACATCCATCCGCCAGCCGTCAACGCCTCTATCCATCCAGAATCTCATTACATCATAAACTTCCCGGCGAACGGCTTCGTTTTCCCAATTTAAATCAGGCTGTTTTTTCGAAAAGTAGTGCAAATAATACTGCCCTGTTCCTTCATCGTATGTCCACGCTGAGCCTGAAAAGATCGATCCCCAATTATTCGGCTCTGAGCCGTCCGGTTTAGGATCTTTCCAAAGATAATAATCCCGGTAAGGATTGTCCTTCGACTTGCGGCTTTCAGCAAACCAAGCATGCTCATCTGATGTGTGGTTCACGACCAAATCCATGACGATTTTCATTCCGCGTTTATGGACTTCATCAATCAGCTGAAACATATCTTCATTTGTCCCAAACTTTTCGTACATGTTTTTGTAATCGCTGATATCATATCCGTTGTCATCCTGCGGGGAATCAAATACCGGGGAGAGCCAGATGACATCCGCCCCGAGGTTTTTGATGTAATCCAGCTTTTGAATCACACCTTGCAAATCTCCGAATCCATCTCCATTGGCATCATAAAAACTGCGCGGGTAAATTTGATAAACGACAGCTTCTTTCCACCATTCACTCATTAGGCGTTCTCCTTTCACATCGTCCCTGTAGGACAACCGGTTCCTCATAAACGTTCATGTGCAGCGGCTCGCCTTTTACAAGCTCAAAAATAACGCGCTTTTCGTCAACCGTCACATTGATTAATCGATTTCGATAATTGATGTTGAATGAATATTCGTCCCATTCTTTCGGCAAAAACGGAGCAAATGACAGCGTCTCATTCGCGGTGCGCATGCCTGCAAAGCCATGAACGATTGCCAGCCAGCTACCCGTCATTGAAGTAATATGCAAGCCTTCTTCCGTATCATGATTGTAATTATCAAGATCAAGCCTTGCTGTGCGCTTATATAATTCGAGCGCTTTCTTTTCCAGCTTGAGTTCGGCTGCGAGAATCGCATGGACAGAGGGCGATAGGCTTGATTCATGAACAGTCATCGGCTCATAAAATTCAAAATTTCGCCGTTTTTCTTCCATTGTAAAACGGTCATTAAAAAGATAAATGCCTTGGAGAACATCTGCCTGCTTAATAAAATTGGAGCGGAGAATCTTGTCCCATGACCAATTCTGGTAAAGAGGCCGTTCCGCTGGATCTAATTCGTCAACTGTTTGCAGGTCTTTGTCCAAGAACGTGTCATGCTGAACGAAAATTTGCAGTTCTTCACTAAATGGATAGTACATGTGCTGGATGATTTCTCTCCAGACTTCCAATTCTACTTCCTGCACATCCAGATGGCGGCGTTTCTCCGCTGAGATACTTTCGAGACTTTGTAGAGTATACTCCAACGTCCAAGCCGCAATGACATTCGTATACCAATTGTTGTTAACGTTGTTTTCGTATTCATTCGGCCCTGTGACGCCATGGATCATATACTTATTTTTTCGTTTCGAGAAGTGAACACGGTCGGCCCAAAATCTGCTGACTGCCACAAGTACGTCTATCCCGTATTCTTCCATATAGTTACGGTCGCCTGTATAATTGATATAATTGTAGATCGCATAACAGATCGCGCCATTGCGGTGAATTTCTTCAAAGGTGATTTCCCATTCGTTGTGGCATTCATCACCTGTGAACGTCACCATCGGATAAAGTGCCCCCTTCATCCCCAATTTTGCAGCGTTTCGTTTGGCAGCCTCCAACTGATGATAGCGATACAAAAGCAGGTTTTTCGTCACCTCCGGCTCGGCTGTCGCCAAATACATCGGAACGGCGTACGCCTCAGTATCCCAATATGCGGCACCTCCATATTTCTCGCCAGTAAATCCTTTCGGCCCGATATTCAAACGGGCATCGCCCCCGTAATATGTCGAGAATAACTGAAAGATATTGTAGCGGATTCCTTGTTGAAGCTCCTCATCTCCTTTAATCTCAATGTCCGCTTTTGCCCATCTTTCCTTCCATCGATCAGTGTGCCTCCGTTTTGCATCTTCATAGCCGTTCTCTACCACATCCGCCAAAAGCTCCTTGGCTTTCGATAAAAGCTCTTCCTCCCGAAAATCACGGGAAGTCGTGACAATCACAAACTTTTTCAATGATGCCTTCGTTTGATAACTGTAGCGATTCTCGACATACATTTCAGTCGTTTTAAAGCTTTCATGGACAAAACCCTCCGTCTCGTTTGCCATTGCGGCTAATACCGTGAAGCGCGGTGTTCCAAATGGATTTTCGATCGTTTTTGCCGCTAAATGGCCGCTGTGAGAATCAGCACCTTTCGCTTCCTCCTGCCAAAACTGTTCTTGGTAGTTAGAATCTTCATTTGCCACATTTCCATCCAGGTAAGGAACAAGCGTAATGACAGCATCTCCCGTCAAGCACTCCGCTTCATAATGAATCGCACAGAGTTCTTTTACAGCAAGGCTAAGAAACCGCTCTGACCTGATTCTGACGGTTTTATCTTGAATGCGGACAACAGCGCTTCGCCGCAGAATCCCCTCTTTCATATTGAGTTCTACCTCAAATAATTCGATTGGGTTTTGATGGAGATCGATTTTTTCACCGTCAACATATAGGCCTATGCCCATAAAGTTCATCGCATTGATCACTTTTCCGAAATATTCTGGATACCCGTTTTTCCACCAGCCTACTCGCGTTTTGTCGGGGAACCACACGCCTGCAATATATGTGCCTTGGTGACTGTCGCCTGAATAGCCTTCTTCAAAATTCCCTCTGACCCCCATATAGCCATTGGCAAGAGACGTCAGGCTTTCCAGCAGCCGTGTATGCTCCTTATTAAATGTATTTGTTTTGATTTTCCATTCATCAATCTCAAATAACCGCTGATTTATCATCATTTCCTCCCGAATGTAAGTTTCCATTATCACGGCGGGTTTTGGTCAAATATCTAAATGCAAAAGAGATCATCAAAGTAACGCCACACGAATGGATCATCAATACAGTAATCAAATCAAAATGAACCATGCCGATAGCAGCTGCCGCAAATGCCGGCAGTGCTGATGCGCAAATCGCTATAGAGGCCGCTTCCTTGAATGATGCAATAGAGACCATGTTTGATATTTTTGTGATCCAGAGGCCACCTGCAAGAACAAACGTTAACAAAAGCTGGATCATAGAAACCACCGTATATGCCAGCATCATGATCATCGGCTTATACTGTGCCAACCACAATGTATCGATCAAGACCTCTACATCATGGACGTTTGGTTTCTCGAGCTTAACGTCCATTTTCGCATAGCCAACAGAAAACCCCGTTTCGTTTTGATCGGTGATCACCAGTTGATCAGGTTGAAATATGATGGCGTTTTCAAATCCAGTTA from Bacillus subtilis subsp. subtilis str. 168 encodes the following:
- the mdxK gene encoding maltose phosphorylase (Evidence 1a: Function from experimental evidences in the studied strain; PubMedId: 16707683, 28527120; Product type e: enzyme); its protein translation is MINQRLFEIDEWKIKTNTFNKEHTRLLESLTSLANGYMGVRGNFEEGYSGDSHQGTYIAGVWFPDKTRVGWWKNGYPEYFGKVINAMNFMGIGLYVDGEKIDLHQNPIELFEVELNMKEGILRRSAVVRIQDKTVRIRSERFLSLAVKELCAIHYEAECLTGDAVITLVPYLDGNVANEDSNYQEQFWQEEAKGADSHSGHLAAKTIENPFGTPRFTVLAAMANETEGFVHESFKTTEMYVENRYSYQTKASLKKFVIVTTSRDFREEELLSKAKELLADVVENGYEDAKRRHTDRWKERWAKADIEIKGDEELQQGIRYNIFQLFSTYYGGDARLNIGPKGFTGEKYGGAAYWDTEAYAVPMYLATAEPEVTKNLLLYRYHQLEAAKRNAAKLGMKGALYPMVTFTGDECHNEWEITFEEIHRNGAICYAIYNYINYTGDRNYMEEYGIDVLVAVSRFWADRVHFSKRKNKYMIHGVTGPNEYENNVNNNWYTNVIAAWTLEYTLQSLESISAEKRRHLDVQEVELEVWREIIQHMYYPFSEELQIFVQHDTFLDKDLQTVDELDPAERPLYQNWSWDKILRSNFIKQADVLQGIYLFNDRFTMEEKRRNFEFYEPMTVHESSLSPSVHAILAAELKLEKKALELYKRTARLDLDNYNHDTEEGLHITSMTGSWLAIVHGFAGMRTANETLSFAPFLPKEWDEYSFNINYRNRLINVTVDEKRVIFELVKGEPLHMNVYEEPVVLQGRCERRTPNE
- the mdxJ gene encoding putative component of maltodextrin transporter (Evidence 3: Putative function from multiple computational evidences; PubMedId: 15849754, 16707683, 16850406, 20436965; Product type t: transporter) — protein: MKNLENKSFIIRCLKAAASPSGVCRYGNTFSWLQLSFLFLFLTACLMAPLAVSFVKMDRFSVSSFMPSAIQGVNDQFADQLQGFQIRNGKLTGGKSSERIEDGQNVMAVDMKHEYETSGENGRLKVTGFENAIIFQPDQLVITDQNETGFSVGYAKMDVKLEKPNVHDVEVLIDTLWLAQYKPMIMMLAYTVVSMIQLLLTFVLAGGLWITKISNMVSIASFKEAASIAICASALPAFAAAAIGMVHFDLITVLMIHSCGVTLMISFAFRYLTKTRRDNGNLHSGGNDDKSAVI